A single region of the Xenopus laevis strain J_2021 chromosome 4L, Xenopus_laevis_v10.1, whole genome shotgun sequence genome encodes:
- the ecm2.1.L gene encoding extracellular matrix protein 2: MRTVVLIILLLFITEWTTCTQEEHASTSKSKKRKIQNRRRRVLSKSPNAKQLMTKPLTTPIPEGLMPVFNADDAKVHVLQTILGVNEQAPTYNILPVKKGHCTVNGMVMFENAVWSPKPCITCMCSNGKEICDEIICPILTCPITLTHEGECCPVCSNTVHHHQPVQVPNTILLENVPEFSGDSSEPNNLNDLVILKAPKTQEDMDELFKTEEEKNSKREKLEAKKLKQKKKKEDQKRQSEEKRKKQKAREKEKESEEKRKAHEEEKVRKKEEQREREEEMKRIEEKKREELNALQRLQKEKEEQEKYEEDDDEEGDDDEEEEYILRGDVFRISPRFPGSRQSAVIHHPPLPSGCFISETTVSCSNAKLKQIPAISDPDVKSIELTDNAITAIPKEAFNGMPNLERIDLTRNSLTSNGIDSQAFKSLKKLNRLYLDGNLLNHMLTELPSSLEELKLNDNKLEGLKRHSMEDLTNLITLEMEGNQLSEGNVSPLAFKPLKHLAYLRLGKNKFRTIPQGLPVSIEELHLESNEIEEIVETSFNHTKNLHTVVLRHNKLEESRIDPLTWIFHKNLESIDLSYNKLYQVPSYLPKSLQHLVLVGNQIERIPGYVFAHLNPGLEYLYLSFNKLDNDGIDTASFYGAYHSLREMFLDHNGLQNVPTGIEYMTDLHILRLNNNKIRSVSPYCICSAEEEGDSSLEELHLENNLINTREISPYVFFCIRSYSSVILKPQKVK, translated from the exons ATGAGAACTGTAGTTCTAATCATTCTTCTGTTGTTTATTACTGAGTGGACCACTTGCACCCAAGAAGAACATGCCTCTACTTCTAAATCCAAAAAGAGGAAGATTCAGAACAGACGCAGAAGAGTTTTATCAAAAAGTCCCAATGCAAAACAGCTGATGACTAAGCCCTTAACCACTCCTATTCCAGAAGGACTTATGCCTGTCTTCAATGCAGATGATGCCAAAGTGCATGTTTTACAAACAATTTTAGGTGTGAATGAGCAAGCGCCAACTTACAACATACTACCAG TGAAGAAAGGCCACTGCACAGTAAATGGAATGGTAATGTTTGAAAACGCAGTTTGGTCCCCTAAGCCTTGCATTACGTGCATGTGTTCAAATGGAAAAGAGATTTGTGATGAAATCATCTGCCCCATTCTAACATGTCCTATTACTCTGACTCACGAGGGAGAATGCTGCCCAGTCTGCAGTAACACCG TTCATCATCACCAACCTGTTCAAGTCCCTAATACAATTTTATTGGAAAATGTACCTGAATTCTCTGGGGATTCTTCAGAGCCAAACAACCTCAATGATCTGGTCATTTTGAAGGCCCCAAAGACACAAGAAGATATGGATGAGTTATTtaaaacagaagaagaaaaaaattctaaGAGAGAAAAATTagaagcaaaaaaattaaagcaaaaaaagaaaaaggaggaccaaaaaagacaaagtgaagaaaaaaggaaaaaacagaaagccagagagaaagaaaaagaatctgaagaaaaaagaaaagcacaTGAAGAAGAGaaagttagaaaaaaagaagaacaaaGAGAGCGTGAAGAGGAAATGAAGAGAAttgaagagaaaaagagagaagaatTAAATGCGCTCCAAAGACtacaaaaagagaaagaagaacaAGAGAAGTATGAGGAAGATGATGATGAGGAAGGTGACGATGATGAAGAAGAGGAATATATTTTGAGAGGAGATGTTTTCAGGATCTCACCAAGATTTCCAGGTTCTCGCCAGTCTGCTGTGATACATCACCCTCCATTACCTTCAGGTTGTTTTATCTCAGAAACGACAGTTAGCTGTTCCAATGCTAAACTAAAACAAATACCAGCTATATCTGATCCTGACGTGAAGAGCATAGAACTTACAG ATAATGCTATTACTGCAATTCCAAAAGAAGCATTCAATGGCATGCCAAACCTGGAACGGATTGACCTTACCAGGAACAGTCTTACATCAAATGGAATAGACTCACAAGCATTTAAG TCACTGAAAAAGCTAAACCGCCTGTACTTGGATGGAAACCTACTGAACCACATGCTGACTGAATTACCATCTAGTTTAGAGGAGTTAAAATTGAACGACAATAAACTCGAGGGCCTCAAAAGGCACAGTAtggaag ACCTAACAAACTTGATAACTTTGGAGATGGAAGGAAACCAGCTGAGTGAAGGCAATGTCAGCCCCTTAGCATTCAAACCATTGAAACATCTGGCTTATTTGCGTCTAGGAAAGAATAAATTCCGGACAATACCACAGGGACTCCCAGTGTCTATTGag GAACTCCACTTAGAGAGCAATGAAATTGAAGAAATCGTGGAGACCTCATTTAATCATACAAAAAATCTCCATACAGTTGTATTAAGGCACAACAAGCTTGAAGAAAGCAGAATAGACCCGCTGACCTGGATCTTTCATAA GAACCTGGAATCAATAGATCTTTCCTACAACAAACTCTACCAAGTCCCATCATATTTGCCAAAATCTTTACAACACCTTGTGTTAGTAGGCAATCAGATAGAAAGGATCCCAGGTTATGTTTTTGCACATCTTAATCCAGGACTGGAATATCTCTACCTTTCCTTCAACAAATTAGACAACGATGGAATTGACACAGCTTCCTTCTATGGAGCATACCACTCATTAAGAGAAATGTTTCTTGATCACAATGGATTACAGAATGTGCCAACTGGAATAGAATACATGACAGACCTTCATATTCTAAGGCTTAACAACAACAAAATCAG ATCCGTGTCTCCATACTGTATCTGCAGTGCTGAAGAGGAAGGTGATTCCAGCTTAGAGGAGCTTCATCTTGAAAACAACTTGATCAATACAAGGGAAATTTCCCCATATGTGTTCTTTTGCATTAGATCATACTCCAGTGTCATTCTTAAGCCACAGAAAGTCAAGTAA